In the genome of Halostella limicola, one region contains:
- a CDS encoding 16S ribosomal RNA methyltransferase A: protein MRDPDGLLARAGVRGNPDRDQHFLVDDRVLDRLPSYATDAGADTGHVLEIGPGTGALTDRLLGVAETVTAVERDPGLVEFLREEFAEEIDAGRLTVIEGDALSVDLPEFTASVSNLPYGVSSEIAFRLLPEGKPLVLMFQKEFAERMAAAPGSDDYGRLSVSAQHYADVEVVEPVPKEAFSPPPDVESAVVRTTPRDPDYEVDDADFFLRFVKAVFTQRRKTMRNAVRNTAHISGLDDPDAVVEAAGEELMSMRAGNVTPAEFAALATLAADVGLEDGDG from the coding sequence ATGAGAGACCCAGACGGCCTGCTGGCCCGCGCCGGCGTCAGGGGGAACCCCGACCGCGACCAGCACTTCCTGGTCGACGACCGCGTGCTCGACCGGCTCCCGTCGTACGCGACCGACGCGGGCGCCGATACGGGACACGTCTTGGAGATCGGCCCGGGGACCGGCGCGCTGACCGACCGGCTGTTAGGCGTCGCCGAGACCGTCACGGCGGTGGAGCGCGACCCCGGCCTCGTCGAGTTCCTGCGCGAGGAGTTCGCCGAGGAGATCGATGCGGGGCGGCTGACGGTGATCGAGGGCGACGCGCTGTCGGTCGACCTGCCGGAGTTCACCGCGTCGGTGTCGAACCTCCCGTACGGCGTCTCCAGCGAGATCGCGTTCCGGCTGCTGCCCGAGGGGAAGCCGCTCGTTTTGATGTTCCAGAAGGAGTTCGCCGAGCGGATGGCGGCGGCCCCCGGCAGCGACGACTACGGCCGGCTGTCGGTGTCCGCCCAGCACTACGCGGACGTCGAGGTCGTCGAACCGGTGCCGAAGGAAGCGTTCTCGCCGCCGCCGGACGTCGAGAGCGCGGTCGTCCGGACGACGCCGCGGGACCCGGACTACGAGGTCGACGACGCGGACTTCTTCTTGCGGTTCGTGAAGGCAGTGTTCACCCAGCGGCGGAAGACGATGCGCAACGCCGTCCGGAACACGGCGCACATCTCCGGGCTGGACGACCCCGACGCCGTCGTCGAGGCGGCGGGCGAGGAACTGATGAGCATGCGGGCGGGCAACGTCACGCCGGCGGAGTTCGCCGCGCTGGCGACGCTCGCCGCGGACGTCGGGCTGGAGGACGGCGATGGCTAG